The Deltaproteobacteria bacterium genome includes a window with the following:
- a CDS encoding DUF72 domain-containing protein, producing the protein MGKLHIGTSGYNYPHWGRGVFYPRDVPQRQWLEYYSRYFDTVELNVTFYRLPKREVFEGWYQRTPEGFVFAVKGSRYITHIRRLRECEEPIERFSENLQALREKLQVILWQLPPRFTYQRERLVAFSGLIAASPLLNKIRHAFEFRHESWFVPEAAKVLEEYGFSFCISDSPHLPSAETVTADFVYLRFHGSHSLYSSKYTEQELVHWA; encoded by the coding sequence ATGGGCAAGCTTCACATAGGAACCAGCGGCTATAACTACCCTCACTGGGGCAGAGGAGTCTTCTACCCTCGGGATGTTCCCCAGCGTCAATGGCTCGAATACTACAGCCGCTATTTTGATACGGTCGAGCTCAATGTTACGTTCTATAGGCTCCCCAAGAGAGAGGTGTTTGAAGGCTGGTACCAGAGGACGCCCGAGGGGTTTGTCTTTGCCGTCAAGGGGAGCCGGTACATAACCCACATCAGGAGGCTGAGAGAGTGCGAGGAGCCGATAGAAAGGTTCTCCGAAAACCTTCAGGCCTTGAGGGAAAAACTCCAGGTCATTCTCTGGCAACTTCCTCCTCGTTTCACCTACCAGAGGGAAAGGCTGGTCGCTTTTTCCGGACTGATAGCTGCGTCTCCTCTTTTGAACAAGATACGGCATGCCTTTGAATTTCGCCACGAGAGCTGGTTTGTGCCTGAGGCTGCAAAGGTTCTGGAAGAATACGGGTTTTCCTTTTGTATCTCAGACTCGCCGCATCTCCCTTCAGCCGAGACGGTCACCGCCGATTTCGTCTATCTCCGTTTCCACGGGAGCCACTCCCTGTACAGCTCGAAATACACGGAACAGGAGCTCGTCCACTGGGCCT
- a CDS encoding SoxR reducing system RseC family protein, whose amino-acid sequence MLQEIGVVTGLKPNGFASVRATGGEGCEGCASRGVCHALGGGREREVTAVNRAGAAAGDRVLISIGSGSFLKASFVAYLVPVLALIVGSVIGKTYSASIWAGGNPDVVSILAGLVSFGACLGVIRLFSGFLRGDSRYYPVIERVVDSLESSETESWD is encoded by the coding sequence ATGCTGCAGGAGATAGGGGTTGTGACAGGACTCAAACCGAACGGATTTGCCTCTGTCAGAGCTACGGGTGGTGAGGGCTGTGAGGGCTGTGCCAGCAGGGGCGTCTGTCATGCCCTTGGAGGAGGGAGGGAGAGGGAGGTAACCGCCGTCAACCGGGCAGGAGCCGCCGCGGGAGACCGTGTCCTGATTTCCATCGGTTCGGGGTCCTTCTTGAAAGCCTCCTTCGTCGCCTATCTGGTCCCGGTTCTTGCCCTCATTGTCGGCAGTGTTATCGGGAAAACCTATAGTGCCTCGATCTGGGCCGGGGGAAACCCTGACGTAGTCTCGATCCTAGCGGGTCTTGTCTCCTTCGGGGCCTGTTTGGGGGTTATACGCCTGTTCAGCGGGTTTCTCCGGGGAGATTCGAGGTACTATCCTGTAATAGAAAGAGTCGTCGATTCTCTCGAGTCCTCTGAGACGGAGTCCTGGGACTAG